One Drosophila virilis strain 15010-1051.87 chromosome 5, Dvir_AGI_RSII-ME, whole genome shotgun sequence DNA window includes the following coding sequences:
- the LOC6627181 gene encoding bromodomain-containing protein DDB_G0270170 isoform X1, whose product MPNPKGLSIRLKIPTRVQPEVVPPPGRAGEYTNKIHHMNKYLLEELCQQEFALPFMEPVDTKALNVPTYYTIIEHPMDVGTIIMRVENRYYRSVHELINDVRLVIRNCFTFNMPEATVYRDGQKLEKLFLKVLEKLPTGEEVPYDKDKAEKSIMKRQCRYRLRKLQEHTDQMEQDGQELFREKWMPFAEEMHKRNIKTLEDFDSQLDNILKHCHDHGKRILESYEHEANRLIEDEESGDNENVSDEAGSNMWPCHKPLFDWEDTIIDALDDTLICLKQDVVKCRLGEHKKNKQSYSEILLPIFVNAQIISEGLCSQTNLPDSSDEEEIEWHPDRVSDKERHAIRQQFSSLIPEAIFDIMHIIEQAEYRTASNADRKYNMMYFSPQTIVLIKKAIEAQNKASLKHEKEQQDVEMHGEQQDPGELDNIRDQNLYYTKTNTDFVGHNNHIGEYKEQYAGGNRLEQHQQAIPIYYLSLPEADQQKVEENIMRVLDDSRGGMEWEVLSDCDSDADENDCKDNANSGCDDNGNDCDDNESYDCDSNENDDCDSNENEGDDDENNYCATNMNEDCESNENDDCDSNENGECDSNENDECDSNENDECDINENDDGYSNENDGCDSNENDECDSNENNDCDSNENDDCDSDINNDCDPNENDYSSDGEIDGQPSSHAYAQYNNVTHSYYH is encoded by the exons ATG CCCAATCCTAAAGGACTGTCGATTAGACTTAAGATTCCGACTCGTGTGCAGCCCGAGGTAGTGCCGCCGCCGGGCAGGGCTGGCGAATATACCAATAAGATACATCACATGAATAAGTATTTGTTGGAAGAATTGTGTCAGCAGGAGTTCGCGCTGCCTTTCATGGAGCCAGTGGACACAAAGGCACTTAATGTGCCTACTTACTACACCATCATCGAGCACCCAATGGACGTGGGCACCATTATTATGCGAGTGGAGAATAGATACTATCGAAGTGTCCATGAACTTATCAACGATGTCAGGCTGGTGATAAGGAACTGTTTTACATTCAACATGCCAGAGGCGACTGTCTATCGCGATGGGCAGAAGTTGGAAAAGCTCTTTCTCAAGGTGCTCGAAAAACTGCCAACGGGAGAGGAGGTACCCTACGACAAGGACAAAGCCGAAAAGTCAATAATGAAGCGTCAATGTCGATATAGGTTAAGAAAGCTACAGGAACACACCGATCAGATGGAACAGGATGGCCAGGAATTGTTCCGCGAAAAGTGGATGCCCTTTGCCGAAGAGATGCACAAGCGTAACATCAAAACGCTGGAGGATTTTGATAGCCAACTGGACAACATTCTGAAGCACTGCCATGATCATGGGAAGCGCATCCTTGAGTCCTATGAACATGAAGCCAACCGGCTTATAGAAGATGAGGAAAGCGGAGACAATGAGAATGTAAGTGATGAGGCCGGTAGCAATATGTGGCCCTGCCATAAGCCCCTGTTTGACTGGGAAGACACCATAATCGATGCCCTCGATGATACGCTCATTTGCCTGAAGCAGGACGTCGTCAAATGTCGTCTGGGTGAGCATAAGAAGAATAAGCAATCCTACAGTGAGATCCTTCTGCCTATATTTGTCAACGCTCAGATTATCAGCGAAGGTCTGTGCTCGCAAACGAATCTGCCCGACTCCTCCGATGAGGAGGAAATCGAATGGCATCCGGATCGCGTCAGCGATAAGGAACGTCATGCCATACGGCAACAGTTCAGCAGTCTAATTCCAGAAGCCATATTCGATATAATGCACATCATTGAGCAGGCCGAATACCGGACCGCGAGCAACGCTGACCGTAAATATAATATGATGTACTTTAGTCCCCAGACGATAGTCCTCATAAAGAAGGCCATTGAAGCGCAAAATAAGGCCAGCCTGAAGCACGAAAAGGAACAACAAGACGTGGAAATGCACGGCGAGCAGCAAGATCCGGGAGAGCTGGATAATATCAGAGATCAGaatttatattatacaaaaacaaacacagatTTTGTAGGACACAACAACCATATAGGAGAATACAAAGAGCAGTATGCCGGTGGCAACCGTTtggagcagcatcagcaggcAATACCAATATACTACCTTTCCTTGCCAGAGGCTGACCAGCAAAAGGTGGAGGAAAACATAATGCGGGTCCTAGACGATTCTAGGGGCGGCATGGAGTGGGAGGTGTTGAGCGACTGTGACTCCGATGCCGATGAGAACGACTGTAAAGACAATGCGAACAGCGGCTGTGATGACAATGGAAACGACTGTGATGACAATGAGAGCTACGACTGCGACTCTAATGAAAATGACGATTGTGACTCCAACGAGAACGagggtgatgatgatgaaaaCAACTACTGTGCCACCAATATGAATGAAGACTGTGAATCCAATGAGAACGACGATTGTGATTCCAATGAGAATGGCGAATGTGACTCTAATGAGAATGACGAATGTGACTCTAATGAGAATGATGAGTGTGACATCAATGAGAACGACGACGGCTACTCCAATGAAAATGACGGCTGTGACTCCAATGAAAACGACGAATGTGACTCTAATGAGAACAATGACTGTGACTCTAATGAGAACGATGACTGTGATTCCGATATTAACAACGACTGTGACCCCAATGAGAACGACTATTCCTCCGACGGTGAAATTGATGGCCAGCCATCAAGCCATGCATATGCACAATATAATAATGTTACGCACAGCTATTATCATTAA
- the LOC6627181 gene encoding uncharacterized protein PF3D7_0207100 isoform X2, which translates to MGRSWKSSFSRCSKNCQRERRLRKLQEHTDQMEQDGQELFREKWMPFAEEMHKRNIKTLEDFDSQLDNILKHCHDHGKRILESYEHEANRLIEDEESGDNENVSDEAGSNMWPCHKPLFDWEDTIIDALDDTLICLKQDVVKCRLGEHKKNKQSYSEILLPIFVNAQIISEGLCSQTNLPDSSDEEEIEWHPDRVSDKERHAIRQQFSSLIPEAIFDIMHIIEQAEYRTASNADRKYNMMYFSPQTIVLIKKAIEAQNKASLKHEKEQQDVEMHGEQQDPGELDNIRDQNLYYTKTNTDFVGHNNHIGEYKEQYAGGNRLEQHQQAIPIYYLSLPEADQQKVEENIMRVLDDSRGGMEWEVLSDCDSDADENDCKDNANSGCDDNGNDCDDNESYDCDSNENDDCDSNENEGDDDENNYCATNMNEDCESNENDDCDSNENGECDSNENDECDSNENDECDINENDDGYSNENDGCDSNENDECDSNENNDCDSNENDDCDSDINNDCDPNENDYSSDGEIDGQPSSHAYAQYNNVTHSYYH; encoded by the exons ATGGGCAGAAGTTGGAAAAGCTCTTTCTCAAGGTGCTCGAAAAACTGCCAACGGGAGAGGAG GTTAAGAAAGCTACAGGAACACACCGATCAGATGGAACAGGATGGCCAGGAATTGTTCCGCGAAAAGTGGATGCCCTTTGCCGAAGAGATGCACAAGCGTAACATCAAAACGCTGGAGGATTTTGATAGCCAACTGGACAACATTCTGAAGCACTGCCATGATCATGGGAAGCGCATCCTTGAGTCCTATGAACATGAAGCCAACCGGCTTATAGAAGATGAGGAAAGCGGAGACAATGAGAATGTAAGTGATGAGGCCGGTAGCAATATGTGGCCCTGCCATAAGCCCCTGTTTGACTGGGAAGACACCATAATCGATGCCCTCGATGATACGCTCATTTGCCTGAAGCAGGACGTCGTCAAATGTCGTCTGGGTGAGCATAAGAAGAATAAGCAATCCTACAGTGAGATCCTTCTGCCTATATTTGTCAACGCTCAGATTATCAGCGAAGGTCTGTGCTCGCAAACGAATCTGCCCGACTCCTCCGATGAGGAGGAAATCGAATGGCATCCGGATCGCGTCAGCGATAAGGAACGTCATGCCATACGGCAACAGTTCAGCAGTCTAATTCCAGAAGCCATATTCGATATAATGCACATCATTGAGCAGGCCGAATACCGGACCGCGAGCAACGCTGACCGTAAATATAATATGATGTACTTTAGTCCCCAGACGATAGTCCTCATAAAGAAGGCCATTGAAGCGCAAAATAAGGCCAGCCTGAAGCACGAAAAGGAACAACAAGACGTGGAAATGCACGGCGAGCAGCAAGATCCGGGAGAGCTGGATAATATCAGAGATCAGaatttatattatacaaaaacaaacacagatTTTGTAGGACACAACAACCATATAGGAGAATACAAAGAGCAGTATGCCGGTGGCAACCGTTtggagcagcatcagcaggcAATACCAATATACTACCTTTCCTTGCCAGAGGCTGACCAGCAAAAGGTGGAGGAAAACATAATGCGGGTCCTAGACGATTCTAGGGGCGGCATGGAGTGGGAGGTGTTGAGCGACTGTGACTCCGATGCCGATGAGAACGACTGTAAAGACAATGCGAACAGCGGCTGTGATGACAATGGAAACGACTGTGATGACAATGAGAGCTACGACTGCGACTCTAATGAAAATGACGATTGTGACTCCAACGAGAACGagggtgatgatgatgaaaaCAACTACTGTGCCACCAATATGAATGAAGACTGTGAATCCAATGAGAACGACGATTGTGATTCCAATGAGAATGGCGAATGTGACTCTAATGAGAATGACGAATGTGACTCTAATGAGAATGATGAGTGTGACATCAATGAGAACGACGACGGCTACTCCAATGAAAATGACGGCTGTGACTCCAATGAAAACGACGAATGTGACTCTAATGAGAACAATGACTGTGACTCTAATGAGAACGATGACTGTGATTCCGATATTAACAACGACTGTGACCCCAATGAGAACGACTATTCCTCCGACGGTGAAATTGATGGCCAGCCATCAAGCCATGCATATGCACAATATAATAATGTTACGCACAGCTATTATCATTAA
- the LOC6627180 gene encoding uncharacterized protein isoform X1, whose translation MHKSAPPWHCICNLAATTAATEKSTQSSGAGSRATNLVIRSAMYAASLSTQPPSTPASHSIQWLLLLAMLALQSPAASSTHISGEFHTADFFQFLIKFGFQKADPPTPRSAVSYGYIYGNVTSPDTYSAPVTLVVLDKSTFVDFYSNRNYRNRERACSRMFSRLQHIVYDPDCNPQGKRDFLRRVPCTRGQLCVDEDAPSNVIAGHQFTYVIDLEAEPRFWYVALVACYRNRSTCEWHAHENLAKLKNSSSSLLTTLQYDINLVNVHPNDSAAHPLTFQYPYDQQNLLEMYLIFMLVYIVLLPMQIYAVRLQKHPVTRLFTLSLLSEFVSLALITAHLIRYAANGVGEPNMQAAGDVLDILSRTTFMLILLLLAKGWAVTRQQISRTGWIILMSIWVPYCAFHVFLYIWDRTEVDIISDSDEYQSWPGWIVLILRTSFMMWFLYELRNTMKYEHSSKKLDFLLHLGASSLVWFIYLPIVAIVALQVSPMWRYKLLQGITNSADCMAYCVMTGLLWPNRAGQYLLLAGTKYAGMDELDEFNEAPHIVRERERRRNSPPDDISIGTSSGGGGRGMVLSTSIPHSLNGDLLEGEDLNAELLTDLNKNSHIVA comes from the exons ATGCACAAAAGTGCGCCACCTTGGCATTGTATTTGCAATTTAGCTGCCACGACAGCAGCTACAGAAAAATCAACACAAAGTAGCGGCGCTGGCAGCAGAGCAACAAATCTAGTGATAAGGTCTGCAATGTACGCAGCATCATTATCAACTCAACCACCATCAACCCCTGCCTCCCACAGTATTCAATGGCTGCTGCTATTGGCGATGCTCGCGCTGCAATCACCGGCGGCATCATCGACTCACATCAGCGGCGAGTTTCACACAGCCGACTTTTTTCAGTTCCTCATCAAGTTCGGCTTTCAGAAAGCCGATCCTCCCACGCCGCGTAGTGCCGTATCCTATGGCTATATATACGGCAATGTGACGTCACCGGACACATACAGCGCACCCGTAACGCTCGTTGTCCTCGACAAGTCGACATTTGTGGACTTTTATAGCAATCGGAACTATCGCAACAGGGAGCGCGCCTGCTCGCGCATGTTCTCACGTCTGCAACATATCGTCTACGATCCGGACTGCAATCCCCAGGGCAAGCGTGACTTTCTGCGCCGTGTACCTTGCACCCGAGGCCAGCTGTGCGTCGACGAAGATGCTCCATCAAATGTCATAGCCGGACATCAGTTCACCTACGTCATAGACCTGGAGGCGGAGCCGCG CTTCTGGTATGTGGCCTTGGTGGCCTGTTATCGCAATCGCAGTACCTGCGAGTGGCATGCCCACGAGAATCTGGCCAAGCTGAAAAATTCCAGCAGCAGCCTGCTGACCACCCTGCAGTATGATATCAACTTGGTGAATGTGCATCCGAATGATTCGGCCGCACATCCGCTGACCTTTCAGTACCCGTACGATCAGCAGAATCTGCTGGAAATGTATCTCATATTTATGCTCGTCTACATTGTACTGCTGCCGATGCAAATCTATGCGGTGCGTCTTCAAAAGCATCCAGTGACCAGACTTTTTACGCTCAGCCTGCTCAGTGAGTTTGTGAGCCTGGCGCTCATCACGGCGCATCTAATTCGATATGCAGCCAACGGTGTCGGTGAGCCCAACATGCAGGCTGCCGGCGATGTTTTGGATATCCTGAGTCGCACGACATTCATGCTGATTCTCCTGCTGCTAGCCAAGGGCTGGGCGGTGACGCGACAGCAAATTAGCCGCACCGGCTGGATCATATTGATGTCTATTTGGGTGCCATACTGTGCGTTCCATGTATTTCTGTACATATGGGATCGG aCGGAAGTGGATATTATATCGGATAGCGATGAATACCAGAGCTGGCCAGGCTGGATTGTTCTAATACTGCG CACTTCGTTTATGATGTGGTTTCTGTACGAGCTACGTAATACAATGAAGTATGAGCACTCCAGCAAGAAGCTGGACTTTCTTTTGCATTTGGGTGCATCCAGTTTGGTGTGGTTCATCTACTTGCCCATTGTAGCTATTGTGGCGTTACAGGTGAGTCCCATGTGGCGCTACAAGCTGCTGCAGGGCATCACAAACTCGGCCGACTGCATGGCCTACTGTGTAATGACCGGACTACTATGGCCCAATCGTGCCGGACAATATCTCCTGCTAGCGGGCACCAAGTATGCGG GCATGGATGAGCTAGACGAGTTTAACGAGGCGCCACATATTGTACGAGAACGCGAGCGTCGTCGTAATTCGCCACCGGATGATATATCTATTGGTACAAGCAGCGGCGGAGGTGGTCGTGGCATGGTGCTGTCCACTAGCATACCACATTCGCTCAATGGCGACTTGCTGGAGGGGGAGGATTTGAATGCCGAGTTACTTACTGATCTGAACAAAAATAGTCATATTGTGGCATAG
- the LOC6627180 gene encoding uncharacterized protein isoform X2 codes for MHKSAPPWHCICNLAATTAATEKSTQSSGAGSRATNLVISIQWLLLLAMLALQSPAASSTHISGEFHTADFFQFLIKFGFQKADPPTPRSAVSYGYIYGNVTSPDTYSAPVTLVVLDKSTFVDFYSNRNYRNRERACSRMFSRLQHIVYDPDCNPQGKRDFLRRVPCTRGQLCVDEDAPSNVIAGHQFTYVIDLEAEPRFWYVALVACYRNRSTCEWHAHENLAKLKNSSSSLLTTLQYDINLVNVHPNDSAAHPLTFQYPYDQQNLLEMYLIFMLVYIVLLPMQIYAVRLQKHPVTRLFTLSLLSEFVSLALITAHLIRYAANGVGEPNMQAAGDVLDILSRTTFMLILLLLAKGWAVTRQQISRTGWIILMSIWVPYCAFHVFLYIWDRTEVDIISDSDEYQSWPGWIVLILRTSFMMWFLYELRNTMKYEHSSKKLDFLLHLGASSLVWFIYLPIVAIVALQVSPMWRYKLLQGITNSADCMAYCVMTGLLWPNRAGQYLLLAGTKYAGMDELDEFNEAPHIVRERERRRNSPPDDISIGTSSGGGGRGMVLSTSIPHSLNGDLLEGEDLNAELLTDLNKNSHIVA; via the exons ATGCACAAAAGTGCGCCACCTTGGCATTGTATTTGCAATTTAGCTGCCACGACAGCAGCTACAGAAAAATCAACACAAAGTAGCGGCGCTGGCAGCAGAGCAACAAATCTAGTGATAAG TATTCAATGGCTGCTGCTATTGGCGATGCTCGCGCTGCAATCACCGGCGGCATCATCGACTCACATCAGCGGCGAGTTTCACACAGCCGACTTTTTTCAGTTCCTCATCAAGTTCGGCTTTCAGAAAGCCGATCCTCCCACGCCGCGTAGTGCCGTATCCTATGGCTATATATACGGCAATGTGACGTCACCGGACACATACAGCGCACCCGTAACGCTCGTTGTCCTCGACAAGTCGACATTTGTGGACTTTTATAGCAATCGGAACTATCGCAACAGGGAGCGCGCCTGCTCGCGCATGTTCTCACGTCTGCAACATATCGTCTACGATCCGGACTGCAATCCCCAGGGCAAGCGTGACTTTCTGCGCCGTGTACCTTGCACCCGAGGCCAGCTGTGCGTCGACGAAGATGCTCCATCAAATGTCATAGCCGGACATCAGTTCACCTACGTCATAGACCTGGAGGCGGAGCCGCG CTTCTGGTATGTGGCCTTGGTGGCCTGTTATCGCAATCGCAGTACCTGCGAGTGGCATGCCCACGAGAATCTGGCCAAGCTGAAAAATTCCAGCAGCAGCCTGCTGACCACCCTGCAGTATGATATCAACTTGGTGAATGTGCATCCGAATGATTCGGCCGCACATCCGCTGACCTTTCAGTACCCGTACGATCAGCAGAATCTGCTGGAAATGTATCTCATATTTATGCTCGTCTACATTGTACTGCTGCCGATGCAAATCTATGCGGTGCGTCTTCAAAAGCATCCAGTGACCAGACTTTTTACGCTCAGCCTGCTCAGTGAGTTTGTGAGCCTGGCGCTCATCACGGCGCATCTAATTCGATATGCAGCCAACGGTGTCGGTGAGCCCAACATGCAGGCTGCCGGCGATGTTTTGGATATCCTGAGTCGCACGACATTCATGCTGATTCTCCTGCTGCTAGCCAAGGGCTGGGCGGTGACGCGACAGCAAATTAGCCGCACCGGCTGGATCATATTGATGTCTATTTGGGTGCCATACTGTGCGTTCCATGTATTTCTGTACATATGGGATCGG aCGGAAGTGGATATTATATCGGATAGCGATGAATACCAGAGCTGGCCAGGCTGGATTGTTCTAATACTGCG CACTTCGTTTATGATGTGGTTTCTGTACGAGCTACGTAATACAATGAAGTATGAGCACTCCAGCAAGAAGCTGGACTTTCTTTTGCATTTGGGTGCATCCAGTTTGGTGTGGTTCATCTACTTGCCCATTGTAGCTATTGTGGCGTTACAGGTGAGTCCCATGTGGCGCTACAAGCTGCTGCAGGGCATCACAAACTCGGCCGACTGCATGGCCTACTGTGTAATGACCGGACTACTATGGCCCAATCGTGCCGGACAATATCTCCTGCTAGCGGGCACCAAGTATGCGG GCATGGATGAGCTAGACGAGTTTAACGAGGCGCCACATATTGTACGAGAACGCGAGCGTCGTCGTAATTCGCCACCGGATGATATATCTATTGGTACAAGCAGCGGCGGAGGTGGTCGTGGCATGGTGCTGTCCACTAGCATACCACATTCGCTCAATGGCGACTTGCTGGAGGGGGAGGATTTGAATGCCGAGTTACTTACTGATCTGAACAAAAATAGTCATATTGTGGCATAG
- the ppk9 gene encoding LOW QUALITY PROTEIN: sodium channel protein Nach (The sequence of the model RefSeq protein was modified relative to this genomic sequence to represent the inferred CDS: substituted 1 base at 1 genomic stop codon), producing MGTTIGSETRAGPGLLLFPGTAQRHNQNLVLKCPKPKTTTVNANDEHADLNRRKPCSVRSFRRPPLWQPPPTRETKAEELRQEALAENELETGRFACLAKLQAFIIEFLQGSSIHGFIYLAKFGLNFVERMLWFAFICVALFSIISLSQRTWQRFQTSPMVISMDRNKLVWNTSFPSLTVCPHKRIDDIKLEDYILAHGEQFENEEDKEYFRDFIVKLASLTYDNLETLPLNKSYGIDSNQYLDLLYELKWSFEPEISSGAAVKMFIYETQTEFGTCHSVNSLVARYNSFGYWRSGDWSILDHGDRVTVHPLDGEIYAQIINLSTAYDVYFHSAGDVPNISKQRYTFPETDYTTVELIALEIYTNEEARAFNTKQRKCRYQYEAEEMQTVPIYSFGLCLSECRMFFALRVCGCVPHFYRNRRKYXTDFKMRNGRRLPVCGLEGIGCLVKIKREIISLKSDRYKIHCNCLSNCDDSNFFVQSYRSRVWFLGANLQWGIIDYPKMQLRRDVLFSFADVLVYIGGLVGFFLGCSALSFTEIIYYFTARLVRRMFCN from the exons ATGGGCACAACAATCGGCTCGGAGACTAGAGCCGGACCTGGTCTGTTGCTCTTTCCCGGCACTGCTCAAAGGCACAATCAAAATCTGGTACTAAAATgcccaaaaccaaaaacaacaactgtaaATGCTAATGACGAGCACGCCGACCTTAATCGCCGAAAGCCGTGCAGCGTGCGCAGCTTTCGGCGACCGCCGCTGTGGCAGCCACCACCGACTAGGGAGACTAAGGCCGAGGAGCTGCGTCAGGAGGCGCTGGCAGAGAACGAGCTGGAgacaggccgatttgcctgTCTGGCCAAGCTGCAAGCATTCATAATCGAATTTCTGCAGGGCTCCTCCATACATGGATTCATCTATTTGGCCAAATTTGGCTTAAATTTTGTTGAACG CATGCTTTGGTTTGCGTTCATCTGCGTGGCCCTGTTCAGTATCATCTCGCTGAGCCAACGCACTTGGCAACGTTTTCAGACCTCGCCCATGGTCATTTCAATGGATCGCAATAAGTTAGTGTGGAATACCAGTTTCCCATCGCTGACCGTGTGTCCCCATAAGCGCATCGATGATATTAAACTGGAAGATTATATACT AGCGCATGGTGAACAATTCGAAAATGAGGAGGATAAGGAGTATTTCCGGGATTTCATTGTCAAACTTGCGAGTCTTACATACGACAACTTGGAAACTCTGCCACTAAACAAGTCATATGGCATCGACAGCAACCAATACTTGGATTTACTTTACGAATTGAAATGGTCTTTCGAGCCGGAAATCAGCAGCGGCGCCGCCGTCAAAATGTTCATCTACGAAACGCAAACAGAGTTTGGCACTTGCCACTCAGTGAACTCACTTGTGGCACGCTACAATTCCTTTGG CTATTGGCGCTCTGGCGATTGGAGCATCCTGGATCATGGTGATCGTGTCACAGTACATCCGCTCGATGGCGAAATCTATGCCCAGATCATCAATCTATCAACGGCCTATGATGTTTACTTTCACAGCGCAGGCGATGTACCCAACATATCCAAGCAGCGCTACACCTTTCCCGAAACCGACTACACGACCGTGGAGCTGATCGCGCTGGAGATCTATACAAATGAGGAAGCTAGAGC GTTTAATACCAAACAGCGCAAGTGTCGCTATCAGTACGAGGCCGAGGAGATGCAAACGGTGCCCATTTACAGCTTTGGGCTGTGCCTCTCCGAGTGTCGCATGTTCTTTGCCCTGCGCGTTTGCGGCTGCGTTCCGCACTTTTATCGCAACCGGCGTAAGTATTAAACTGATTTTAAAA TGCGCAATGGTCGTCGGTTGCCGGTTTGCGGCTTGGAGGGCATCGGCTGCCTGGTCAAAATTAAAC GCGAAATAATCTCCTTAAAATCCGATAGATACAAAATCCATTGCAATTGTTTGTCCAACTGTGATGATTCCAACTTTTTTGTGCAGTCTTAT aGGTCCCGCGTCTGGTTCCTGGGCGCTAATCTACAATGGGGCATTATTGATTACCCAAAAATGCAGCTGCGCCGTGATGTACTTTTCTCCTTCGCCGATGTCTTGG TTTATATTGGCGGCCTGGTTGGCTTTTTTCTAGGCTGCAGTGCCTTGAGCTTTACGGAAATCATTTACTACTTTACGGCACGTTTGGTGCGTCGCATGTTTTGCAATTAA